One Gossypium hirsutum isolate 1008001.06 chromosome A11, Gossypium_hirsutum_v2.1, whole genome shotgun sequence genomic window carries:
- the LOC107935735 gene encoding putative disease resistance protein RGA4, with translation MAESIAFDITAELIIKLSSRALSQVGLWWNLKHDLNDLKRTVRTIKAVLLDAEEKSVTDNLVKVWLEELKDVLYDADDLLDDFSTEALRKDLLGGNKLTKEVRLFFSSSNKFAYGLRMGREIKAIKARLASIQSEASSFNFIPRDRPAEIFFMTKKRHQTHFFVPKDKIIGRVNDKVALLKRVLQSERKENVYIIPIVGFGGLGKTALAQFVFNNERVKNHFELMMWVCVSDVFDVKLIVANIIKSATRQAPNENLEMDQLQKQLREIIGGKKYLLVLDDIWNEEWEQWVSLKELLVGGAKGSRIIVTTRSFKVAKITSKCQPHVLKGLSDNDAWSLFKEIAFEQRYTDLTDSGFVEIGQQILEKCGVVPLVIRTIASILSFKQTEMEWRSFKDNELARIPQNEGNILPTLKLSYDHLPSHLKHCFAFCRLYPKDYDIHVQTLVQFWIVQGFVKQLNPSQSLEDIGFGYFKDLVERSFFQEVVGERYVGEGVRCKMHDLMHDLTVSVAGAESSIVDPNNITSENSPGKYLQDTKFASAET, from the exons ATGGCCGAATCAATTGCTTTCGACATCACCGCAGAGCTCATTATTAAGTTGAGCTCTCGTGCTCTCTCTCAAGTTGGGCTGTGGTGGAATCTCAAACATGACCTCAACGATCTCAAACGCACTGTCCGTACAATCAAAGCTGTGCTACTTGACGCAGAAGAGAAATCAGTGACCGACAATTTGGTCAAAGTTTGGCTTGAAGAGCTGAAAGATGTACTTTATGATGCCGACGACTTGCTCGATGATTTCTCTACCGAAGCTTTGCGGAAAGATTTATTGGGTGGGAACAAGCTGACAAAAGAGGTACGCCTTTTCTTCTCAAGCTCAAACAAGTTTGCTTATGGTCTCAGAATGGGTCGGGAAATTAAGGCCATTAAGGCCAGATTAGCTTCAATTCAAAGTGAGGCCAGCAGTTTTAACTTCATTCCGCGTGATCGCCCCGCGGAAATCTTTTTCATGACTAAAAAGAGGCACCAAACACACTTTTTTGTGCCTAAAGATAAAATAATAGGGAGGGTCAATGATAAAGTAGCTCTTCTAAAACGCGTGTTACAGTCTGAAAGGAAAGAGAATGTTTACATCATTCCAATTGTGGGGTTTGGAGGGTTAGGGAAGACTGCTTTGGCTCAGTTTGTCTTTAATAATGAAAGGGTCAAAAATCATTTTGAGTTAATGATGTGGGTGTGTGTTTCGGATGTTTTTGATGTCAAACTAATTGTAGCAAACATTATCAAATCTGCAACTCGCCAAGCACCAAATGAAAATCTCGAAATGGACCAATTGCAAAAACAACTTCGAGAAATAATTGGTGGGAAAAAATATTTACTTGTTTTGGATGACATTTGGAATGAGGAGTGGGAACAATGGGTTAGTTTAAAAGAGTTATTGGTAGGTGGGGCTAAAGGAAGCAGGATAATAGTAACTACTCGCTCTTTTAAGGTAGCCAAGATCACTAGTAAATGTCAGCCTCATGTTCTAAAAGGCTTGTCTGATAACGATGCTTGGTCTTTGTTCAAAGAAATAGCATTTGAGCAAAGATATACAGACTTAACAGATTCAGGCTTTGTGGAAATAGGACAACAGATTTTGGAAAAGTGTGGTGTGGTTCCTTTAGTCATAAGGACGATAGCAAGTATATTATCTTTCAAACAAACTGAAATGGAGTGGCGTTCTTTCAAAGATAATGAACTTGCTAGAATACCTCAAAATGAAGGTAATATTCTACCTACACTTAAGCTGAGCTACGACCATCTCCCATCCCATTTAAAGCATTGCTTTGCTTTTTGTCGACTGTATCCAAAAGATTATGATATTCATGTACAAACTCTTGTCCAATTTTGGATTGTACAAGGTTTCGTAAAGCAATTGAATCCAAGTCAATCTCTTGAGGATATCGGGTTTGGGTATTTTAAAGATTTAGTTGAAAGAAGTTTCTTTCAAGAGGTAGTAGGAGAAAGATATGTGGGGGAAGGGGTAAGATGTAAAATGCATGATTTAATGCATGATCTAACTGTATCAGTAGCAGGGGCGGAGAGCAGTATTGTAGATCCAAATAACATTACAAGTGAG AATTCGCCCGGAAAGTATTTGCAAGATACTAAATTTGCAAGTGCTGAAACTTGA
- the LOC107935762 gene encoding putative disease resistance protein RGA3 — translation MPPGIGKLSYLETLSMFVVDKNGSHGGADLSELRGLNNLKGDLRIINLGFVENAKEKFKAANLKEKQHLRSLDLIWGDGTGDDKKSLEDLQPHPNLKELRIVRWRGDAKFPSWLSLLTNLVNIRISGNFKHLPFFAQLPRLQQLEIVNCTELEYMDDNSPKGSQGEPESFFRSLKHLKVENCPNMKSWWRTTKPIDDDSNEDDTTVMGTSTVAFPSLSSLEIKDCPLTSMPLYPSLDGRLELVNTSLRPLKQTMKMNMNAKTPSSSTSSLPLSKLKFFLVDNIEGLDTHTLDECLQLLTGLEGLEIRDCKNVDLEGMQWEHLINLPTLSLATFPNLTSLPEWIQHLINLQRLSLVDFPNLTSLPDEMHCLTNLQRLNIREVPQLDIDADWYKIAHIPSVTHFDGPGFF, via the exons ATGCCACCTGGAATAGGAAAGCTGAGTTACCTTGAAACGTTAAGCATGTTTGTAGTGGATAAAAATGGTTCGCATGGCGGTGCAGATCTAAGTGAATTGAGAGGGCTTAACAACTTAAAGGGAGATCTAAGAATAATAAATTTGGGATTCGTAGAAAATGCAAAAGAGAAGTTTAAGGCTGCTAATTTGAAAGAGAAGCAACATTTGAGATCGTTGGATTTAATATGGGGCGATGGTACTGGTGATGATAAGAAGTCACTTGAAGACCTCCAGCCCCATCCTAATCTCAAGGAGCTCCGTATTGTAAGATGGAGGGGTGATGCCAAGTTTCCAAGTTGGCTTTCTTTGCTCACAAATCTTGTTAATATTAGAATAAGTGGTAATTTCAAACATCTTCCGTTCTTTGCTCAATTGCCTCGTCTTCAACAGCTGGAGATTGTGAATTGTACTGAGCTGGAGTACATGGATGATAATAGCCCAAAAGGAAGTCAAGGAGAACCGGAATCATTCTTCCGATCGCTCAAGCATCTTAAAGTCGAGAATTGCCCGAATATGAAGAGTTGGTGGAGGACGACAAAACCAATCGATGATGATTCCAACGAGGACGATACAACAGTTATGGGAACATCAACCGTGGCATTTCCTAGTCTTTCCTCTTTAGAAATTAAAGATTGCCCTTTGACTTCAATGCCGTTGTATCCTTCACTCGATGGAAGGCTAGAGTTGGTGAATACCAGTTTAAGGCCCTTAAAGCAGACTATGAAGATGAACATGAATGCTAAGACCCCATCAAGTTCAACCTCTTCTCTTCCTCtctccaaattaaaatttttccttgTAGACAACATTGAGGGATTGGACACTCACACGCTAGATGAGTGCCTGCAACTTCTCACCGGCCTCGAAGGTTTAGAAATAAGGGATTGCAAGAACGTTGATTTAGAGGGCATGCAATGGGAACATCTAATAAATCTGCCAACGCTTTCTCTCGCTACTTTTCCCAATTTAACATCGCTTCCGGAGTGGATTCAACATCTAATAAATCTGCAAAGGCTTTCTCTCGTTGACTTTCCCAATTTAACATCGCTTCCGGATGAGATGCATTGCCTAACCAATTTGCAACGGTTAAATATACGTGAAGTTCCTCAGTTGGACATTGATGCGGATTGGTATAAGATTGCTCACATTCCTTCAG TAACCCATTTTGATGGTCCTGGATTTTTCTGA